Proteins co-encoded in one Malus sylvestris chromosome 9, drMalSylv7.2, whole genome shotgun sequence genomic window:
- the LOC126582559 gene encoding potassium channel SKOR-like isoform X2: protein MSRRVEVDGHRETEDDRDEEEEEYEVQDLRERIKSSRGSQFDLIKNELGLGDGSSIWRRRFSRQSLIDGVRGLSKGLVIHPDNRWYRAWMKFILLWAVYSSFFTPFEFGFFRGLEERLFILDVVGQVAFLVDIVSQFFIAYRDSHTYRMVYKRNRIALRYLKSSFIVDLLGCMPWDNIYKACGRREEVRYLLLIRLCRVRKVTRFFHDLEKDIRINYLFTRIIKLIVVELYCTHTAACIFYYLATTLPASQEGYTWIGSLKLGDYSYSSFRDIDLWKRYTTSLYFAIVTMATVGYGDIHAVNLREMIFIMVYVSFDMILGAYLIGNMTALIVKGSKTEKFRDKMTDLIKYMNRNRLGKDLRNQIKGHLRLQYESTYTEAAVLQEIPASIRSKISQTLYFPYIESVPLFKGCSTEFINQIVIKLHEEFFLPGEVIMEPGNVVDQLYFVCHGVLEEVGIGEDGTEETLELLEPNSSFGEISILCNIPQLHTVRVCELCRLLRLDKQSFTSILDIYFYDGRKILNNLLEGKAPRMKQLESDITFHIGKQEAEFALKVNSAAYHGDLFQLKGLIRTGADPNKTDYDGRSPLHLAALKGHEDITLFLIQEGVDINIKDNFGNTPLLEAIKNGNDRVSSLLIQQGASLNIDNAGSFICTSIARGDADLLKRLLANGIDPNSKDYDHRTPLHVAASEGLYIMSKLLLEAGASVFSKDRWGNTPLDEGRMCGNKNLIKLLEEAKAAQLTEFPYCAQEITDKMPPKKCTVYPFHPWESREGRRPGIVLWVPSTIGELIRTAGEQLEFSSSGSGIILTEDAGKILDVDLINDGQKLYLVSETHFI from the exons GTGGTATCGGGCATGGATGAAATTCATACTTTTATGGGCAGTGTACTCGTCCTTCTTCACACCTTTCGAGTTCGGGTTTTTCAGGGGTTTGGAGGAGAGACTCTTTATACTGGATGTAGTAGGACAGGTAGCATTCCTTGTAGACATTGTTTCGCAGTTCTTCATCGCCTACCGAGACAGTCACACCTATCGAATGGTCTATAAGCGCAACCGGATTGCTCTACG GTACTTGAAATCGAGTTTTATCGTTGACTTGCTTGGCTGTATGCCTTGGGATAACATCTACAAG GCTTGTGGGAGGAGAGAGGAAGTGAGGTATCTCCTATTGATAAGGTTATGTCGGGTGCGCAAAGTCACTAGGTTCTTTCATGACCTAGAAAAGGATATTCGTATCAATTATCTGTTTACCAGGATTATAAAGCTTATTGTCGTTGAACTCTACTGCACACATACAGCGGCCTGCATATTCTACTATTTGGCCACCACCCTGCCTGCTTCACAAGAAGGGTACACATGGATTGGAAGTTTGAAGTTAGGTGACTATAGTTATTCAAGCTTCAGGGACATTGACTTATGGAAGCGCTACACAACTTCTTTGTATTTTGCCATTGTAACCATGGCCACTGTTG GTTATGGAGATATTCATGCAGTCAATCTGAGGGAAATGATATTCATAATGGTTTATGTATCTTTTGACATGATTCTTGGGGCGTATTTGATTGGTAACATGACAGCGTTAATCGTAAAAGGATCAAAGACAGAAAAGTTCAGGGACAAAATGACAGATCTCATCAAATATATGAACAGAAATAGACTTGGGAAGGATCTCCGTAATCAAATCAAAGGTCACTTGCGTTTACAATATGAGAGTACCTACACGGAGGCTGCTGTTCTCCAGGAAATTCCTGCTTCAATTCGCTCTAAG ATTTCACAAACTTTATATTTTCCATACATTGAAAGTGTTCCTCTCTTCAAGGGATGCTCGACAGAATTCATCAATCAGATT GTTATTAAACTGCATGAAGAATTTTTTCTCCCTGGAGAGGTGATCATGGAACCAGGAAACGTCGTGGATCAACTTTATTTCGTCTGTCATGGTGTGCTG GAGGAGGTGGGCATAGGGGAAGATGGAACAGAAGAAACTCTTGAGCTTTTGGAACCTAACAGCTCATTTGGAGAAATCTCCATTCTTTGCAACATTCCTCAACTTCATACAGTTAGGGTGTGTGAATTATGTAGACTTCTGCGACTTGATAAACAATCTTTTACAAGCATCCTTGACATATACTTTTATGACGGGCGGAAAATCTTGAACAACCTTTTAGAG GGTAAAGCACCTCGCATGAAACAACTAGAGTCAGACATTACATTTCATATTGGAAAGCAAGAAGCTGAGTTTGCTTTGAAGGTAAATAGTGCGGCTTACCACGGAGATCTATTTCAGCTAAAAGGTTTGATCCGAACTGGAGCTGATCCCAACAAGACAGATTATGATGGAAGGTCACCCTTG CATCTCGCTGCATTAAAGGGACATGAAGATATTACACTTTTCCTTATTCAGGAAGGAGTAGACATCAATATCAAAG ACAATTTTGGGAACACACCCTTACTTGAAGCCATCAAGAACGGGAATGATCGAGTTTCTTCTTTACTTATCCAACAAGGGGCCTCCTTGAACATAGACAATGCTGGTAGTTTTATATGTACATCCATTGCAAGGGGGGACGCAGATCTCCTTAAAAGGTTATTGGCAAATGGCATTGACCCGAATTCAAAAGATTATGATCACCGGACTCCACTTCATGTAGCTGCATCAGAAGGACTATATATAATGTCAAAGCTGCTGTTAGAAGCTGGGGCTAGCGTTTTCTCGAAGGACAG ATGGGGAAATACCCCACTAGATGAAGGTCGGATGTGTGGGAACAAGAATTTAATCAAACTGCTGGAAGAAGCAAAGGCAGCTCAGTTGACAGAATTCCCTTACTGTGCTCAAGAAATCACAG ATAAAATGCCCCCAAAGAAGTGCACGGTGTACCCTTTCCACCCATGGGAAAGcagagaaggaaggagacctGGAATCGTGTTATGGGTGCCGAGTACCATTGGAGAGCTCATCCGAACAGCAGGAGAGCAACTGGAGTTTTCATCGAGTGGTTCCGGTATAATATTAACAGAAGATGCAGGTAAAATTCTTGACGTGGACTTGATAAATGATGGTCAGAAGCTGTATTTGGTCAGTGAGACACATTTTATATAA
- the LOC126582559 gene encoding potassium channel SKOR-like isoform X3 translates to MSRRVEVDGHRETEDDRDEEEEEYEVQDLRERIKSSRGSQFDLIKNELGLGDGSSIWRRRFSRQSLIDGVRGLSKGLVIHPDNRWYRAWMKFILLWAVYSSFFTPFEFGFFRGLEERLFILDVVGQVAFLVDIVSQFFIAYRDSHTYRMVYKRNRIALRYLKSSFIVDLLGCMPWDNIYKACGRREEVRYLLLIRLCRVRKVTRFFHDLEKDIRINYLFTRIIKLIVVELYCTHTAACIFYYLATTLPASQEGYTWIGSLKLGDYSYSSFRDIDLWKRYTTSLYFAIVTMATVGYGDIHAVNLREMIFIMVYVSFDMILGAYLIGNMTALIVKGSKTEKFRDKMTDLIKYMNRNRLGKDLRNQIKGHLRLQYESTYTEAAVLQEIPASIRSKISQTLYFPYIESVPLFKGCSTEFINQIVIKLHEEFFLPGEVIMEPGNVVDQLYFVCHGVLEEVGIGEDGTEETLELLEPNSSFGEISILCNIPQLHTVRVCELCRLLRLDKQSFTSILDIYFYDGRKILNNLLEGKAPRMKQLESDITFHIGKQEAEFALKVNSAAYHGDLFQLKGLIRTGADPNKTDYDGRSPLHLAALKGHEDITLFLILEGVDINIKDNFGNTPLLEAIKNRNDRVSSLLVQQGASLNIDNAGSFICTSIAGGDADLLKRLLAYGIDPNSKDYDHRTPLHVAASEGLFIMAKLLLEAGASVFSKDRWGNTPLDEGRMCGNKNLIKLLEEAKAAQLTEFPYCAQEITDKMPPKKCTVYPFHPWESREGRRPGIVLWVPSTIGELIRTAGEQLEFSSSGSGIILTEDAGKILDVDLINDGQKLYLVSETHFI, encoded by the exons GTGGTATCGGGCATGGATGAAATTCATACTTTTATGGGCAGTGTACTCGTCCTTCTTCACACCTTTCGAGTTCGGGTTTTTCAGGGGTTTGGAGGAGAGACTCTTTATACTGGATGTAGTAGGACAGGTAGCATTCCTTGTAGACATTGTTTCGCAGTTCTTCATCGCCTACCGAGACAGTCACACCTATCGAATGGTCTATAAGCGCAACCGGATTGCTCTACG GTACTTGAAATCGAGTTTTATCGTTGACTTGCTTGGCTGTATGCCTTGGGATAACATCTACAAG GCTTGTGGGAGGAGAGAGGAAGTGAGGTATCTCCTATTGATAAGGTTATGTCGGGTGCGCAAAGTCACTAGGTTCTTTCATGACCTAGAAAAGGATATTCGTATCAATTATCTGTTTACCAGGATTATAAAGCTTATTGTCGTTGAACTCTACTGCACACATACAGCGGCCTGCATATTCTACTATTTGGCCACCACCCTGCCTGCTTCACAAGAAGGGTACACATGGATTGGAAGTTTGAAGTTAGGTGACTATAGTTATTCAAGCTTCAGGGACATTGACTTATGGAAGCGCTACACAACTTCTTTGTATTTTGCCATTGTAACCATGGCCACTGTTG GTTATGGAGATATTCATGCAGTCAATCTGAGGGAAATGATATTCATAATGGTTTATGTATCTTTTGACATGATTCTTGGGGCGTATTTGATTGGTAACATGACAGCGTTAATCGTAAAAGGATCAAAGACAGAAAAGTTCAGGGACAAAATGACAGATCTCATCAAATATATGAACAGAAATAGACTTGGGAAGGATCTCCGTAATCAAATCAAAGGTCACTTGCGTTTACAATATGAGAGTACCTACACGGAGGCTGCTGTTCTCCAGGAAATTCCTGCTTCAATTCGCTCTAAG ATTTCACAAACTTTATATTTTCCATACATTGAAAGTGTTCCTCTCTTCAAGGGATGCTCGACAGAATTCATCAATCAGATT GTTATTAAACTGCATGAAGAATTTTTTCTCCCTGGAGAGGTGATCATGGAACCAGGAAACGTCGTGGATCAACTTTATTTCGTCTGTCATGGTGTGCTG GAGGAGGTGGGCATAGGGGAAGATGGAACAGAAGAAACTCTTGAGCTTTTGGAACCTAACAGCTCATTTGGAGAAATCTCCATTCTTTGCAACATTCCTCAACTTCATACAGTTAGGGTGTGTGAATTATGTAGACTTCTGCGACTTGATAAACAATCTTTTACAAGCATCCTTGACATATACTTTTATGACGGGCGGAAAATCTTGAACAACCTTTTAGAG GGTAAAGCACCTCGCATGAAACAACTAGAGTCAGACATTACATTTCATATTGGAAAGCAAGAAGCTGAGTTTGCTTTGAAGGTAAATAGTGCGGCTTACCACGGAGATCTATTTCAGCTAAAAGGTTTGATCCGAACTGGAGCTGATCCCAACAAGACAGATTATGATGGAAGGTCACCCTTG CATCTCGCTGCATTAAAAGGACATGAAGATATTACACTTTTCCTTATTCTGGAAGGAGTAGACATCAACATCAAGG ACAATTTTGGGAACACACCCTTACTTGAAGCCATCAAGAACAGGAATGATCGAGTTTCTTCTTTACTTGTCCAACAAGGGGCCTCCTTGAACATCGACAATGCTGGTAGTTTTATATGTACATCCATTGCAGGGGGGGACGCAGATCTCCTTAAAAGGTTATTGGCATATGGCATTGACCCAAATTCAAAAGATTATGATCACCGGACTCCACTTCATGTAGCTGCATCAGAAGGACTATTTATAATGGCAAAGTTGCTGTTAGAAGCTGGGGCTAGCGTTTTCTCGAAGGACAG ATGGGGAAATACCCCACTAGATGAAGGTCGGATGTGTGGGAACAAGAATTTAATCAAACTGCTGGAAGAAGCAAAGGCAGCTCAGTTGACAGAATTCCCTTACTGTGCTCAAGAAATCACAG ATAAAATGCCCCCAAAGAAGTGCACGGTGTACCCTTTCCACCCATGGGAAAGcagagaaggaaggagacctGGAATCGTGTTATGGGTGCCGAGTACCATTGGAGAGCTCATCCGAACAGCAGGAGAGCAACTGGAGTTTTCATCGAGTGGTTCCGGTATAATATTAACAGAAGATGCAGGTAAAATTCTTGACGTGGACTTGATAAATGATGGTCAGAAGCTGTATTTGGTCAGTGAGACACATTTTATATAA
- the LOC126582559 gene encoding potassium channel SKOR-like isoform X5 produces MSRRVEVDGHRETEDDRDEEEEEYEVQDLRERIKSSRGSQFDLIKNELGLGDGSSIWRRRFSRQSLIDGVRGLSKGLVIHPDNRWYRAWMKFILLWAVYSSFFTPFEFGFFRGLEERLFILDVVGQVAFLVDIVSQFFIAYRDSHTYRMVYKRNRIALRYLKSSFIVDLLGCMPWDNIYKACGRREEVRYLLLIRLCRVRKVTRFFHDLEKDIRINYLFTRIIKLIVVELYCTHTAACIFYYLATTLPASQEGYTWIGSLKLGDYSYSSFRDIDLWKRYTTSLYFAIVTMATVGYGDIHAVNLREMIFIMVYVSFDMILGAYLIGNMTALIVKGSKTEKFRDKMTDLIKYMNRNRLGKDLRNQIKGHLRLQYESTYTEAAVLQEIPASIRSKISQTLYFPYIESVPLFKGCSTEFINQIVIKLHEEFFLPGEVIMEPGNVVDQLYFVCHGVLEEVGIGEDGTEETLELLEPNSSFGEISILCNIPQLHTVRVCELCRLLRLDKQSFTSILDIYFYDGRKILNNLLEGKAPRMKQLESDITFHIGKQEAEFALKVNSAAYHGDLFQLKGLIRTGADPNKTDYDGRSPLHLAALKGHEDITLFLIQEGVDINIKDNFGNTPLLEAIKNGNDRVSSLLIQQGASLNIDNAGSFICTSIARGDADLLKRLLAYGIDPNSKDYDHRTPLHVAASEGLFIMAKLLLEAGASVFSKDRWGNTPLDEGRMCGNKNLIKLLEEAKAAQLTEFPYCAQEITDKMPPKKCTVYPFHPWESREGRRPGIVLWVPSTIGELIRTAGEQLEFSSSGSGIILTEDAGKILDVDLINDGQKLYLVSETHFI; encoded by the exons GTGGTATCGGGCATGGATGAAATTCATACTTTTATGGGCAGTGTACTCGTCCTTCTTCACACCTTTCGAGTTCGGGTTTTTCAGGGGTTTGGAGGAGAGACTCTTTATACTGGATGTAGTAGGACAGGTAGCATTCCTTGTAGACATTGTTTCGCAGTTCTTCATCGCCTACCGAGACAGTCACACCTATCGAATGGTCTATAAGCGCAACCGGATTGCTCTACG GTACTTGAAATCGAGTTTTATCGTTGACTTGCTTGGCTGTATGCCTTGGGATAACATCTACAAG GCTTGTGGGAGGAGAGAGGAAGTGAGGTATCTCCTATTGATAAGGTTATGTCGGGTGCGCAAAGTCACTAGGTTCTTTCATGACCTAGAAAAGGATATTCGTATCAATTATCTGTTTACCAGGATTATAAAGCTTATTGTCGTTGAACTCTACTGCACACATACAGCGGCCTGCATATTCTACTATTTGGCCACCACCCTGCCTGCTTCACAAGAAGGGTACACATGGATTGGAAGTTTGAAGTTAGGTGACTATAGTTATTCAAGCTTCAGGGACATTGACTTATGGAAGCGCTACACAACTTCTTTGTATTTTGCCATTGTAACCATGGCCACTGTTG GTTATGGAGATATTCATGCAGTCAATCTGAGGGAAATGATATTCATAATGGTTTATGTATCTTTTGACATGATTCTTGGGGCGTATTTGATTGGTAACATGACAGCGTTAATCGTAAAAGGATCAAAGACAGAAAAGTTCAGGGACAAAATGACAGATCTCATCAAATATATGAACAGAAATAGACTTGGGAAGGATCTCCGTAATCAAATCAAAGGTCACTTGCGTTTACAATATGAGAGTACCTACACGGAGGCTGCTGTTCTCCAGGAAATTCCTGCTTCAATTCGCTCTAAG ATTTCACAAACTTTATATTTTCCATACATTGAAAGTGTTCCTCTCTTCAAGGGATGCTCGACAGAATTCATCAATCAGATT GTTATTAAACTGCATGAAGAATTTTTTCTCCCTGGAGAGGTGATCATGGAACCAGGAAACGTCGTGGATCAACTTTATTTCGTCTGTCATGGTGTGCTG GAGGAGGTGGGCATAGGGGAAGATGGAACAGAAGAAACTCTTGAGCTTTTGGAACCTAACAGCTCATTTGGAGAAATCTCCATTCTTTGCAACATTCCTCAACTTCATACAGTTAGGGTGTGTGAATTATGTAGACTTCTGCGACTTGATAAACAATCTTTTACAAGCATCCTTGACATATACTTTTATGACGGGCGGAAAATCTTGAACAACCTTTTAGAG GGTAAAGCACCTCGCATGAAACAACTAGAGTCAGACATTACATTTCATATTGGAAAGCAAGAAGCTGAGTTTGCTTTGAAGGTAAATAGTGCGGCTTACCACGGAGATCTATTTCAGCTAAAAGGTTTGATCCGAACTGGAGCTGATCCCAACAAGACAGATTATGATGGAAGGTCACCCTTG CATCTCGCTGCATTAAAGGGACATGAAGATATTACACTTTTCCTTATTCAGGAAGGAGTAGACATCAATATCAAAG ACAATTTTGGGAACACACCCTTACTTGAAGCCATCAAGAACGGGAATGATCGAGTTTCTTCTTTACTTATCCAACAAGGGGCCTCCTTGAACATAGACAATGCTGGTAGTTTTATATGTACATCCATTGCAAGGGGGGACGCAGATCTCCTTAAAAG GTTATTGGCATATGGCATTGACCCAAATTCAAAAGATTATGATCACCGGACTCCACTTCATGTAGCTGCATCAGAAGGACTATTTATAATGGCAAAGTTGCTGTTAGAAGCTGGGGCTAGCGTTTTCTCGAAGGACAG ATGGGGAAATACCCCACTAGATGAAGGTCGGATGTGTGGGAACAAGAATTTAATCAAACTGCTGGAAGAAGCAAAGGCAGCTCAGTTGACAGAATTCCCTTACTGTGCTCAAGAAATCACAG ATAAAATGCCCCCAAAGAAGTGCACGGTGTACCCTTTCCACCCATGGGAAAGcagagaaggaaggagacctGGAATCGTGTTATGGGTGCCGAGTACCATTGGAGAGCTCATCCGAACAGCAGGAGAGCAACTGGAGTTTTCATCGAGTGGTTCCGGTATAATATTAACAGAAGATGCAGGTAAAATTCTTGACGTGGACTTGATAAATGATGGTCAGAAGCTGTATTTGGTCAGTGAGACACATTTTATATAA
- the LOC126582575 gene encoding uncharacterized protein LOC126582575, translating to MLLGAHINQGRTLLFVFYLFLLITRGFESSAELSASPTCFSPSPAISFHSESQSFRRKKAFRLLIDLGKMSRRMVVADHRETEDESSKDGGEEEEEYEVQDLRDRIKSSCGSQFNLIKNELGLGDGSSTWRRRFSHRSLLTGGIGYG from the exons ATGTTGTTGGGTGCCCATATTAATCAAGGGAGAACTCTTCTTTTTGTGTTTTACTTGTTCTTGCTTATAACGCGTGGATTTGAGAGCTCTGCAGAGCTTTCAGCTTCTCCAACTTGTTTCTCGCCGTCTCCTGCTATATCTTTTCACAGCGAATCCCAAAGTTTCCGGAGAAAAAAAG CGTTTCGTTTGTTGATCGATTTGGGGAAAATGTCGAGGAGAATGGTGGTGGCGGACCACCGTGAGACGGAGGATGAGTCGTCGAAAGACGGCGGcgaggaggaggaagagtaTGAGGTGCAGGATCTGAGGGACCGAATCAAATCGTCGTGCGGGAGCCAGTTCAATCTAATCAAGAACGAATTAGGACTCGGCGACGGGTCTTCGACTTGGCGGCGGCGGTTCAGTCATCGGAGCCTGCTAACTG GTGGTATCGGGTATGGATGA
- the LOC126582559 gene encoding potassium channel SKOR-like isoform X1, with product MSRRVEVDGHRETEDDRDEEEEEYEVQDLRERIKSSRGSQFDLIKNELGLGDGSSIWRRRFSRQSLIDGVRGLSKGLVIHPDNRWYRAWMKFILLWAVYSSFFTPFEFGFFRGLEERLFILDVVGQVAFLVDIVSQFFIAYRDSHTYRMVYKRNRIALRYLKSSFIVDLLGCMPWDNIYKACGRREEVRYLLLIRLCRVRKVTRFFHDLEKDIRINYLFTRIIKLIVVELYCTHTAACIFYYLATTLPASQEGYTWIGSLKLGDYSYSSFRDIDLWKRYTTSLYFAIVTMATVGYGDIHAVNLREMIFIMVYVSFDMILGAYLIGNMTALIVKGSKTEKFRDKMTDLIKYMNRNRLGKDLRNQIKGHLRLQYESTYTEAAVLQEIPASIRSKISQTLYFPYIESVPLFKGCSTEFINQIVIKLHEEFFLPGEVIMEPGNVVDQLYFVCHGVLEEVGIGEDGTEETLELLEPNSSFGEISILCNIPQLHTVRVCELCRLLRLDKQSFTSILDIYFYDGRKILNNLLEGKAPRMKQLESDITFHIGKQEAEFALKVNSAAYHGDLFQLKGLIRTGADPNKTDYDGRSPLHLAALKGHEDITLFLIQEGVDINIKDNFGNTPLLEAIKNRNDRVSSLLVQQGASLNIDNAGSFICTSIAGGDADLLKRLLAYGIDPNSKDYDHRTPLHVAASEGLFIMAKLLLEAGASVFSKDRWGNTPLDEGRMCGNKNLIKLLEEAKAAQLTEFPYCAQEITDKMPPKKCTVYPFHPWESREGRRPGIVLWVPSTIGELIRTAGEQLEFSSSGSGIILTEDAGKILDVDLINDGQKLYLVSETHFI from the exons GTGGTATCGGGCATGGATGAAATTCATACTTTTATGGGCAGTGTACTCGTCCTTCTTCACACCTTTCGAGTTCGGGTTTTTCAGGGGTTTGGAGGAGAGACTCTTTATACTGGATGTAGTAGGACAGGTAGCATTCCTTGTAGACATTGTTTCGCAGTTCTTCATCGCCTACCGAGACAGTCACACCTATCGAATGGTCTATAAGCGCAACCGGATTGCTCTACG GTACTTGAAATCGAGTTTTATCGTTGACTTGCTTGGCTGTATGCCTTGGGATAACATCTACAAG GCTTGTGGGAGGAGAGAGGAAGTGAGGTATCTCCTATTGATAAGGTTATGTCGGGTGCGCAAAGTCACTAGGTTCTTTCATGACCTAGAAAAGGATATTCGTATCAATTATCTGTTTACCAGGATTATAAAGCTTATTGTCGTTGAACTCTACTGCACACATACAGCGGCCTGCATATTCTACTATTTGGCCACCACCCTGCCTGCTTCACAAGAAGGGTACACATGGATTGGAAGTTTGAAGTTAGGTGACTATAGTTATTCAAGCTTCAGGGACATTGACTTATGGAAGCGCTACACAACTTCTTTGTATTTTGCCATTGTAACCATGGCCACTGTTG GTTATGGAGATATTCATGCAGTCAATCTGAGGGAAATGATATTCATAATGGTTTATGTATCTTTTGACATGATTCTTGGGGCGTATTTGATTGGTAACATGACAGCGTTAATCGTAAAAGGATCAAAGACAGAAAAGTTCAGGGACAAAATGACAGATCTCATCAAATATATGAACAGAAATAGACTTGGGAAGGATCTCCGTAATCAAATCAAAGGTCACTTGCGTTTACAATATGAGAGTACCTACACGGAGGCTGCTGTTCTCCAGGAAATTCCTGCTTCAATTCGCTCTAAG ATTTCACAAACTTTATATTTTCCATACATTGAAAGTGTTCCTCTCTTCAAGGGATGCTCGACAGAATTCATCAATCAGATT GTTATTAAACTGCATGAAGAATTTTTTCTCCCTGGAGAGGTGATCATGGAACCAGGAAACGTCGTGGATCAACTTTATTTCGTCTGTCATGGTGTGCTG GAGGAGGTGGGCATAGGGGAAGATGGAACAGAAGAAACTCTTGAGCTTTTGGAACCTAACAGCTCATTTGGAGAAATCTCCATTCTTTGCAACATTCCTCAACTTCATACAGTTAGGGTGTGTGAATTATGTAGACTTCTGCGACTTGATAAACAATCTTTTACAAGCATCCTTGACATATACTTTTATGACGGGCGGAAAATCTTGAACAACCTTTTAGAG GGTAAAGCACCTCGCATGAAACAACTAGAGTCAGACATTACATTTCATATTGGAAAGCAAGAAGCTGAGTTTGCTTTGAAGGTAAATAGTGCGGCTTACCACGGAGATCTATTTCAGCTAAAAGGTTTGATCCGAACTGGAGCTGATCCCAACAAGACAGATTATGATGGAAGGTCACCCTTG CATCTCGCTGCATTAAAGGGACATGAAGATATTACACTTTTCCTTATTCAGGAAGGAGTAGACATCAATATCAAAG ACAATTTTGGGAACACACCCTTACTTGAAGCCATCAAGAACAGGAATGATCGAGTTTCTTCTTTACTTGTCCAACAAGGGGCCTCCTTGAACATCGACAATGCTGGTAGTTTTATATGTACATCCATTGCAGGGGGGGACGCAGATCTCCTTAAAAGGTTATTGGCATATGGCATTGACCCAAATTCAAAAGATTATGATCACCGGACTCCACTTCATGTAGCTGCATCAGAAGGACTATTTATAATGGCAAAGTTGCTGTTAGAAGCTGGGGCTAGCGTTTTCTCGAAGGACAG ATGGGGAAATACCCCACTAGATGAAGGTCGGATGTGTGGGAACAAGAATTTAATCAAACTGCTGGAAGAAGCAAAGGCAGCTCAGTTGACAGAATTCCCTTACTGTGCTCAAGAAATCACAG ATAAAATGCCCCCAAAGAAGTGCACGGTGTACCCTTTCCACCCATGGGAAAGcagagaaggaaggagacctGGAATCGTGTTATGGGTGCCGAGTACCATTGGAGAGCTCATCCGAACAGCAGGAGAGCAACTGGAGTTTTCATCGAGTGGTTCCGGTATAATATTAACAGAAGATGCAGGTAAAATTCTTGACGTGGACTTGATAAATGATGGTCAGAAGCTGTATTTGGTCAGTGAGACACATTTTATATAA